Proteins encoded in a region of the Labrus bergylta chromosome 9, fLabBer1.1, whole genome shotgun sequence genome:
- the slu7 gene encoding pre-mRNA-splicing factor SLU7 — protein sequence MAEETTVSSEGIVGLDEPKKMTREDWRKKKELEEQRKLGNAPAEVDEEGKDINPHIPQYISSVPWYIDPSKRPTLKHQRPQSEIQQQYSSIGEWYKRGVQENNVTTKFRKGACENCGAMTHKKKDCLERPRKVGAKFTGTSIAPDEHSQLQLDLDYDGKRDRWNGYDPEEHQRIVEEYAKVDLAKRTLKAQKLQDELASGKLDPTEREHNSEDEDEDKYADDIDMPGQNFDSKRRITVRNLRIREDTAKYLRNLDPNSAYYDPKTRAMRENPYSNTGMNPDEVGYAGDNFARYSGATINMAQTQLFAWEAYERGSEVHLQADPTKLELLHKSFKVKKEDFKEKQRDGILERYGGEEHLDAPPRELLLAQTEDYVEYSRHGAVLKGLEKAVARSKYEEDVLINNHTCIWGSYWKDGFWGFKCCHSMVKQSYCTGEIGVGINNQDCVPFEEGLIEQEEEEEPKSLLEMHRDKMKEKKKKKKSKKNKKHNSDSSDSEDEEKKKEKLKKALEAEDKWVKHVDAIMQLDERKRPYSSLQEVKAPTEEEMEAFRMKRCRADDPMASFLGQ from the exons ATGGCCGAGGAGACCACTGTGAGCTCGGAGGGCATTGTGGGTCTGGATGAGCCCAAGAAGATGACCCGGGAGGactggaggaagaagaaggagctggaggagcagaggaagcTGGGAAACGCTCCAGCTGAGGTCGACGAGGAGGGAAA gGACATTAACCCTCATATCCCACAGTATATCTCATCAGTGCCGTGGTACATCGACCCTTCCAAAAGGCCTACATTAAAGCATCAGAGACCACAGAGTGAAATTCAGCAACAGTATTCATCCATTGGAGAGTGGTACAAGAGAGGAGTGCAAGAG AATAATGTCACAACTAAATTTCGCAAGGGAGCTTGTGAAAACTGCGGTGCGATGACGCACAAAAAGAAAGACTGCTTGGAG CGTCCGAGAAAAGTTGGAGCGAAGTTCACAGGCACAAGCATAGCTCCAGATGAACATTCTCAGCTACAGCTTGACCTGGACTATGACGGGAAGCGGGACCGCTGGAACGGGTATGATCCTGAGGAGCACCAGCGCATCGTGGAAGAGTACGCCAAAGTAGATCTG GCTAAAAGGACTCTGAAGGCACAGAAGCTTCAGGACGAGTTGGCCTCTGGAAAACTGGACCCGACT GAGCGGGAACACAACAGTGAAGACGAGGACGAAGACAAATATGCAGACGACATCGACATGCCTGGTCAGAACTTCGACTCCAAGAGACGAATCACAGTCAGGAATCTGCGTATCAGAGAAGACACCGCTAAA TACTTGAGGAATTTAGATCCAAACTCGGCATACTACGATCCAAAGACTCGAGCTATGAGAGAGAACCCGTATTCCAACACTGGCATGAACCCTGATGA GGTCGGATATGCTGGAGACAACTTTGCCCGCTATTCTGGGGCCACAATCAACATGGCTCAAACACAGT TGTTTGCCTGGGAGGCCTATGAGAGAGGCTCTGAGGTGCATCTGCAGGCTGATCCCACCAAGCTGGAGCTGCTCCACAAATCCTTCAAAGTGAAGAAAGAGGACttcaaagagaaacagagggacGGCATCCTAGAGAGG TACGGAGGTGAAGAGCACTTGGATGCACCACCTCGGGAGCTGCTCCTGGCCCAGACGGAGGACTATGTGGAGTACTCTCGTCATGGTGCCGTGCTGAAGGGACTCGAGAAGGCCGTGGCGCGCTCCAAGTATGAGGAGGATGTACTCATCAACAACCATACA TGTATTTGGGGCTCCTACTGGAAGGATGGCTTCTGGGGATTCAAGTGTTGTCACTCCATGGTCAAGCAGAGTTACTGCACAGGAGAGATTGGAGTTGGAATT AACAACCAAGACTGTGTTCCCTTTGAAGAGGGGCTAATCgagcaagaggaggaagaagagccaAAGTCGCTGCTGGAG ATGCATCGAGATaagatgaaggagaagaagaagaaaaagaagagcaaaaAGAATAAGAAGCACAACTCTGACAGCAGCGACtcagaggatgaggagaagaagaaggaaaagctAAAGAAG GCACTAGAAGCTGAGGACAAGTGGGTGAAGCACGTAGACGCCATAATGCAGCTGGATGAGAGGAAGAGGCCGTACAGCAgcctgcaggaagtgaaggcGCCCactgaggaggagatggaggcgtTCAGAATGAAGCGCTGCCGGGCAGATGATCCCATGGCCTCATTCCTGGGACAGTGA
- the c1qtnf2 gene encoding complement C1q tumor necrosis factor-related protein 2 isoform X2: MDYDSLGCTFVCSTSPEECFLNAVLENRVEKFVHVHAKEGLGQSRKMPICQLSTSTLPKKGRNFTIHSSQLVCSLPGPAGPPGNPGAHGSPGAMGPMGPPGKDGLDGKDGERGEKGNGGDPGRTGNQGKPGVKGREGVIGKAGPRGLRGLRGSPGITGKKGQKGELGDVGEQGEPGGCNCAGAARAAFSVAMTKSYPKERLPIRFSRILLNEGNHYNVSSGKFVCAIPGVYYFTYDITLANKHLAIGLVHNGQYKIKTFDANTGNHDVASGSTVLHLEQSDQVWLQIFYSEQNGLFFDPFWTDSTFTGFLIYPDQEYLNESDRKANAQGDS, translated from the exons ATGGACTATGATTCTCTGGGCTGCACATTTGTCTGCAGCACTTCTCCCGAAGAATGCTTTCTCAACGCAGTATTGGAAAATCGTGTCGAGAAGTTTGTGCACGTTCATGCAAAAGAAGGACTTGGACAGAGCAGGAAGATGCCCATATGTCAGCTG TCAACGTCTACCTTACCCAAGAAGGGTCGAAACTTCACCATCCACTCCTCTCAACTGGTCTGCAGTTTGCCAGGCCCAGCAGGGCCACCAGGGAACCCAGGAGCCCATGGATCACCAGGGGCCATGGGTCCTATGGGGCCCCCTGGGAAGGACGGCCTAGATGGgaaggatggagagaggggTGAAAAGGGAAATGGAG GTGATCCAGGGAGGACGGGGAACCAAGGTAAACCAGGTGTGAAAGGGCGTGAGGGTGTCATTGGCAAGGCGGGGCCTCGGGGACTGAGGGGGCTCAGGGGGTCACCAGGGATCActggaaaaaaaggacaaaaaggagAGTTAGGGGACGTGGGCGAGCAAGGAGAACCTGGAGGCTGTAACTGTGCCGGTGCAGCCCGAGCAGCCTTCTCTGTGGCCATGACAAAGAGCTACCCAAAAGAGCGACTGCCCATCCGCTTCAGCAGGATCCTGCTGAACGAGGGGAATCATTACAACGTCAGCAGTGGGAAATTTGTTTGTGCCATCCCGGGGGTGTATTATTTCACTTATGACATCACTCTGGCTAATAAACACCTGGCCATAGGGCTGGTCCATAATGGACAGTACAAGATCAAGACTTTTGATGCAAATACAGGGAACCATGATGTGGCATCTGGTTCTACTGTCCTCCACCTGGAGCAGTCAGACCAGGTGTGGCTGCAGATCTTCTACTCTGAGCAGAATGGACTTTTCTTTGACCCTTTCTGGACGGACAGCACCTTCACTGGTTTTCTTATCTACCCCGACCAGGAATATCTCAATGAGTCTGACAGAAAAGCTAATGCTCAGGGTGACAGTTAA
- the c1qtnf2 gene encoding complement C1q tumor necrosis factor-related protein 2 isoform X1, which translates to MLSQRSIGKSCREVCARSCKRRTWTEQEDAHMSAVTIMLQICVTFCLLSSVFSQSTSTLPKKGRNFTIHSSQLVCSLPGPAGPPGNPGAHGSPGAMGPMGPPGKDGLDGKDGERGEKGNGGDPGRTGNQGKPGVKGREGVIGKAGPRGLRGLRGSPGITGKKGQKGELGDVGEQGEPGGCNCAGAARAAFSVAMTKSYPKERLPIRFSRILLNEGNHYNVSSGKFVCAIPGVYYFTYDITLANKHLAIGLVHNGQYKIKTFDANTGNHDVASGSTVLHLEQSDQVWLQIFYSEQNGLFFDPFWTDSTFTGFLIYPDQEYLNESDRKANAQGDS; encoded by the exons ATGCTTTCTCAACGCAGTATTGGAAAATCGTGTCGAGAAGTTTGTGCACGTTCATGCAAAAGAAGGACTTGGACAGAGCAGGAAGATGCCCATATGTCAGCTG TGACCATCATGCTCCAGATATGTGTGACCTTCTGTTTGCTGTCATCTGTCTTCTCCCAGTCAACGTCTACCTTACCCAAGAAGGGTCGAAACTTCACCATCCACTCCTCTCAACTGGTCTGCAGTTTGCCAGGCCCAGCAGGGCCACCAGGGAACCCAGGAGCCCATGGATCACCAGGGGCCATGGGTCCTATGGGGCCCCCTGGGAAGGACGGCCTAGATGGgaaggatggagagaggggTGAAAAGGGAAATGGAG GTGATCCAGGGAGGACGGGGAACCAAGGTAAACCAGGTGTGAAAGGGCGTGAGGGTGTCATTGGCAAGGCGGGGCCTCGGGGACTGAGGGGGCTCAGGGGGTCACCAGGGATCActggaaaaaaaggacaaaaaggagAGTTAGGGGACGTGGGCGAGCAAGGAGAACCTGGAGGCTGTAACTGTGCCGGTGCAGCCCGAGCAGCCTTCTCTGTGGCCATGACAAAGAGCTACCCAAAAGAGCGACTGCCCATCCGCTTCAGCAGGATCCTGCTGAACGAGGGGAATCATTACAACGTCAGCAGTGGGAAATTTGTTTGTGCCATCCCGGGGGTGTATTATTTCACTTATGACATCACTCTGGCTAATAAACACCTGGCCATAGGGCTGGTCCATAATGGACAGTACAAGATCAAGACTTTTGATGCAAATACAGGGAACCATGATGTGGCATCTGGTTCTACTGTCCTCCACCTGGAGCAGTCAGACCAGGTGTGGCTGCAGATCTTCTACTCTGAGCAGAATGGACTTTTCTTTGACCCTTTCTGGACGGACAGCACCTTCACTGGTTTTCTTATCTACCCCGACCAGGAATATCTCAATGAGTCTGACAGAAAAGCTAATGCTCAGGGTGACAGTTAA